A stretch of Anoplopoma fimbria isolate UVic2021 breed Golden Eagle Sablefish chromosome 4, Afim_UVic_2022, whole genome shotgun sequence DNA encodes these proteins:
- the rnaseh2c gene encoding ribonuclease H2 subunit C, protein MSCNTSVTRVNVSSVGQAQRVPVLLMPCEIEHNGSAQVSTYLTATTKDCKLEKTVSFRGRGLKGQELSCPQGYTGLVLKETNKPSSDQQDRTVKVSSVFDKLTYWNLETPPNSDDTVVMAMDWPELAEAIHGPV, encoded by the exons ATGTCCTGTAACACCAGTGTTACTCGTGTTAATGTTTCATCTGTGGGTCAGGCACAGCGAGTCCCAGTCCTCCTCATGCCCTGTGAGATCGAACACAATGGGTCGGCCCAGGTCTCAACATACCTCACTGCTACCACGAAAGACTGCAAACTAG AGAAGACGGTGTCATTCAGAGGGCGTGGGTTGAAGGGGCAGGAGCTCAGCTGTCCACAGGGGTACACTGGCTTGGTGCTGAAAGAGACCAACAAGCCCAGCTCTGACCAACAG GACAGGACAGTGAAGGTGTCCTCTGTGTTTGACAAGCTGACCTACTGGAACCTGGAGACGCCTCCAAACTCTGACGACACAGTCGTCATGGCGATGGACTGGCCAGAGTTGGCTGAGGCG ATTCACGGGCCAGTATAA
- the LOC129090266 gene encoding seipin-like isoform X1, with product MDQQSNLRQGDDGETAALIGQSVLGLRDSVVMMISHARQRVIQGFMLFSIVILLLLIATFLYGSFYYSYMPLAAFSAPVHFHYRTDCESPASFMCSYPVANISLMRNKKHVLTFGQAYKMSLQLELPDSLTNQELGMFMIRTTCFSRNGGQVTSSARSARQQLSASSSRFSMLRYRSNLLRYLGTLLFFPAFITGVTEQKQVLEVELFSDFTDDPYVPSMTAVIEILSNKVQIYSSQLYIHAHFTGMRYLLFNFPLLSAMLGVFSNFIFLSVAFVFCYVRLLLKVDWGPQQLGTDGLLSDRDKNTNNNQEEDEKDAAAGTADLMSHSDDPHKSE from the exons ATGGATCAACAAAGTAATTTGCGTCAAGGAGATGATGGAGAGACGGCAGCCCTCATTGGCCAATCAGTGCTGGGGCTCCGGGATTCTGTCGTTATGATGATCTCACACGCCCGTCAGAGAGTTATACAGGGATTCATGCTGTTCTCTATCGTCATCCTGCTCCTCTTGATCGCCACCTTTTTATACGGCAGCTTCTACTACTCTTACATGCCCTTGGCGGCCTTTTCCGCACCTGTGCACTTTCACTACAG GACAGACTGTGAATCTCCTGCCTCTTTTATGTGCTCTTATCCAGTGGCCAACATCTCTCTGATGAGGAATAAgaaacat GTGCTGACATTCGGCCAGGCCTATAAGATGTCTCTGCAGCTGGAGTTGCCTGATTCTCTGACCAATCAGGAGCTGGGGATGTTCATGATTAGGACAACCTGTTTCTCTCGGAACGGAGGGCAAGTTACCTCCTCTGCTCGCTCT gCAAGACAGCAGCTGTCCGCCTCCAGCTCTCGCTTT AGTATGCTGCGATACCGCTCAAACCTGCTGAGGTACCTGGGAACGCTGCTGTTCTTCCCGGCCTTTATAACCGGAGTCACCGAGCAGAAACAAGTGCTGGAGGTGGAGCTCTTCTCAGACTTCACCGACGACCCT TATGTCCCCTCGATGACGGCTGTCATTGAGATCCTGTCCAACAAGGTGCAGATCTACTCATCTCAGCTCTATATTCATGCTCACTTCACTGGTATGAG aTACTTGTTGTTCAACTTCCCTCTCCTATCAGCCATGCTGGGTGTGTTCAGTAACTTCATCTTCCTCAGTGTCGCCTTCGTCTTCTGCTACGTGAGGCTGCTGCTGAAAGTAGATTGGGGACCACagcag CTCGGAACAGATGGACTGCTGTCAGATAGggacaagaacacaaacaacaaccaagaagaggatgagaaagatgctgctgcag GCACCGCAGACCTGATGTCCCATTCAGATGACCCCCACAAATCTGAGTGA
- the LOC129090266 gene encoding seipin-like isoform X2 — translation MDQQSNLRQGDDGETAALIGQSVLGLRDSVVMMISHARQRVIQGFMLFSIVILLLLIATFLYGSFYYSYMPLAAFSAPVHFHYRTDCESPASFMCSYPVANISLMRNKKHVLTFGQAYKMSLQLELPDSLTNQELGMFMIRTTCFSRNGGQVTSSARSARQQLSASSSRFSMLRYRSNLLRYLGTLLFFPAFITGVTEQKQVLEVELFSDFTDDPYVPSMTAVIEILSNKVQIYSSQLYIHAHFTGMRYLLFNFPLLSAMLGVFSNFIFLSVAFVFCYVRLLLKVDWGPQQL, via the exons ATGGATCAACAAAGTAATTTGCGTCAAGGAGATGATGGAGAGACGGCAGCCCTCATTGGCCAATCAGTGCTGGGGCTCCGGGATTCTGTCGTTATGATGATCTCACACGCCCGTCAGAGAGTTATACAGGGATTCATGCTGTTCTCTATCGTCATCCTGCTCCTCTTGATCGCCACCTTTTTATACGGCAGCTTCTACTACTCTTACATGCCCTTGGCGGCCTTTTCCGCACCTGTGCACTTTCACTACAG GACAGACTGTGAATCTCCTGCCTCTTTTATGTGCTCTTATCCAGTGGCCAACATCTCTCTGATGAGGAATAAgaaacat GTGCTGACATTCGGCCAGGCCTATAAGATGTCTCTGCAGCTGGAGTTGCCTGATTCTCTGACCAATCAGGAGCTGGGGATGTTCATGATTAGGACAACCTGTTTCTCTCGGAACGGAGGGCAAGTTACCTCCTCTGCTCGCTCT gCAAGACAGCAGCTGTCCGCCTCCAGCTCTCGCTTT AGTATGCTGCGATACCGCTCAAACCTGCTGAGGTACCTGGGAACGCTGCTGTTCTTCCCGGCCTTTATAACCGGAGTCACCGAGCAGAAACAAGTGCTGGAGGTGGAGCTCTTCTCAGACTTCACCGACGACCCT TATGTCCCCTCGATGACGGCTGTCATTGAGATCCTGTCCAACAAGGTGCAGATCTACTCATCTCAGCTCTATATTCATGCTCACTTCACTGGTATGAG aTACTTGTTGTTCAACTTCCCTCTCCTATCAGCCATGCTGGGTGTGTTCAGTAACTTCATCTTCCTCAGTGTCGCCTTCGTCTTCTGCTACGTGAGGCTGCTGCTGAAAGTAGATTGGGGACCACagcag CTCTGA